Within Fusobacterium gonidiaformans ATCC 25563, the genomic segment CTTTGTCAACGAATTGTTGAATATGCTATCAAACATAATAATAATGCGAAAGCTGCTATTCGTTATCATACTTCGCACCAACAGGTAAAGCGTTGGAGAGACCGTTATGATGGAACCATACAATCTCTTTTGCCTAAGAGTCGAAGACCAAAATCGCATCCAAAATGGGAAGTGATTGATAAATACAATAAGCAAGCTCCGGACTATCGAAAAGTTTTAGATACTATCATTGTTCCCAATGAATTTCCAAAGACAAAAATTGGAAAAATCAGAAGATTTATGGTTCCGGCTGTCTTAGAAAATATTGGAAAAGAAGAAGTAGTAACAGAGGAACCAAGCACAGAAGAATACACAATTATTAAAGAATATCTAAGTACTTCGAAAGGAAGAACTGTCGTCCCTCAAGCACATTTAGAGTTGGATTTAGGAATGGATTCTTTGGATATGATAGAGTTTATCAGTTTCTTAGGAAGCCGTTTCGGAATGGTCGTGCAAAATGAAACGATTTTAGAAAACTCTACTGTGGAAAGTATTGCTGCTTACGTAGAAAAACACCGTGGAGAAGATAAAATAGAAGATGTAAATTGGAAAGAAATTTTAAATAAAGAAACGGAAATAAAATTACCATATTATGGAATTTTTGCGAGAATTGGAAAGTTGTTAAATTATCTATTATTTTGGACCTATTTTAGAATTGAAATTCAAGGAAGAGAGTATTTGGAAAAGAAACCAACGATTTATGTTGGAAATCACCAAAGTTTCTTAGATGTTGCTTTGATTGCAAGAGCTTTTCCAACCTCTATTTTAAAAAATTGTTTCTTTATGGCAAAAGGGGTTCACTTCAAGAGTTTCTTTATGAAGTTTTTCGCAAAACAAGGAAATGTTGTCCTACTGGATATCAATGAAAATATTACAGAAGTCTTACAGACTATGGCAAAAGTTTTGAGAGAAGGAAAGAGTATTCTAATTTTCCCGGAAGGAGTTCGTACAAGAGACGGAAAGTTAAATTCCTTTAAGAAAAGTTTTGCTATCTTAGCAAAAGAATTAGATGTTGATGTACAAGCTTTCGTCATACAAGGAGCTTATGAACTTTTCCCAACTTCAGCTCGTATGCCAAAAATGGGAAAAGTCCATTTAGAAATTCTTCCAAGATTTTCTCCTAAAGATATGACTTATGAAGAGATTACACAAGAAGCTAGAAATCAAATTGAAAAGAGACTTAATCAAAAGCATGACTAGATTCTTGCAATAGTTTTAAATCAATGAAACGGAAAGCTTCCAATTCTTCTTCAGAATAAGTTTCTGTTGGAGTTTCCAGTTGTGTCGCAATTTTTACTGCCAAATCA encodes:
- a CDS encoding 1-acyl-sn-glycerol-3-phosphate acyltransferase; the protein is MRTSIPEEIRLCQRIVEYAIKHNNNAKAAIRYHTSHQQVKRWRDRYDGTIQSLLPKSRRPKSHPKWEVIDKYNKQAPDYRKVLDTIIVPNEFPKTKIGKIRRFMVPAVLENIGKEEVVTEEPSTEEYTIIKEYLSTSKGRTVVPQAHLELDLGMDSLDMIEFISFLGSRFGMVVQNETILENSTVESIAAYVEKHRGEDKIEDVNWKEILNKETEIKLPYYGIFARIGKLLNYLLFWTYFRIEIQGREYLEKKPTIYVGNHQSFLDVALIARAFPTSILKNCFFMAKGVHFKSFFMKFFAKQGNVVLLDINENITEVLQTMAKVLREGKSILIFPEGVRTRDGKLNSFKKSFAILAKELDVDVQAFVIQGAYELFPTSARMPKMGKVHLEILPRFSPKDMTYEEITQEARNQIEKRLNQKHD